From Zalophus californianus isolate mZalCal1 chromosome 16, mZalCal1.pri.v2, whole genome shotgun sequence, one genomic window encodes:
- the LOC113907835 gene encoding CMRF35-like molecule 5, with amino-acid sequence MWLLSVLFLPIVQGSSDLIAVSNAVSGPVRGSLTVQCRYGPGWETYSKWWCQGAEWKYCHILVQTDGSEQEVKGHHVSIRDNQKSRTFTVTMEELRWNNADTYWCGIERSGTDIGVKVKVTIDPVTVQCHYGPGWETHVKSWCPDADLNSCTILVQTTGSELKKNRLSINQKKHTFSMTIWGE; translated from the exons ATGTGGCTGCTCTCGGTTCTGTTCCTTCCCATCGTCCAAG GCTCATCTGACCTCATAGCAGTGTCCAATGCAGTGAGtggcccagtgcggggctcactGACCGTGCAGTGTCGCTATGGACCCGGGTGGGAGACCTACAGTAAGTGGTGGTGTCAAGGAGCCGAGTGGAAATACTGCCATATCCTGGTTCAAACCGACGGATCAGAGCAGGAAGTGAAGGGTCACCATGTGTCCATCAGGGACAATCAGAAATCGCGCACGTTCACCGTGACCATGGAGGAGCTCAGGTGGAACAATGCAGACACTTACTGGTGTGGGATTGAGAGATCTGGAACTGACATTGGGGTCAAAGTTAAAGTGACCATTGACCCAG TGACCGTGCAGTGTCACTATGGCCCAGGGTGGGAGACCCACGTGAAGTCATGGTGTCCGGATGCTGATTTGAATAGCTGCACCATCCTTGTTCAAACCACTGGATCAGAGCTGAAGAAGAACCGGCTGTCCATCAATCAGAAAAAGCACACATTCTCCATGACCATTTGGGGCGAGTAA